In one window of Tumebacillus algifaecis DNA:
- a CDS encoding phosphotransferase yields the protein MERGESLGTLLTDNLLSKLERAYGLTFMQAVKLRTVTGLRTSGGAMILKRYEGEGMKKRLDAIGVALDAVVCAGVEIAPYLKTKEQNMYISDRGGLWTLQPWLSGRHLSMYDPKERKAAAVSLGALHRVPTAKLVEKTSSLRVPPLWEKYRHRLERAQEATYRIGALGELWRPFAERAKQAVRELQGPRFLQALERDNRSGAFCHRDPAPHNFIWQEKSAALIDFDLAGLDVRVHDLYQLLNHALYLNGHETGLFQEMVEAYDRTYPLCEDNRRVLEALMSYPSLVIREWYDYGKTGNRKALLPRLEWAALQEEKRYKEFKGK from the coding sequence ATGGAAAGGGGGGAGTCGCTTGGGACTCTGCTGACAGACAACCTGCTCAGCAAGCTTGAGCGGGCCTACGGGCTCACGTTTATGCAAGCGGTCAAACTTCGCACAGTGACGGGCCTTCGCACCAGCGGCGGAGCGATGATTCTCAAGCGTTATGAAGGCGAAGGAATGAAAAAGCGTCTGGATGCGATCGGAGTCGCTTTGGATGCGGTCGTCTGTGCCGGTGTGGAGATCGCCCCCTATTTGAAAACGAAAGAGCAGAACATGTACATCAGTGACCGAGGAGGGCTGTGGACGTTGCAGCCTTGGCTTTCGGGACGGCATTTGTCGATGTATGATCCCAAGGAACGCAAGGCTGCGGCTGTGTCGCTTGGCGCTTTGCACCGCGTCCCCACGGCAAAACTGGTTGAGAAGACCTCCTCTCTGCGCGTACCGCCACTATGGGAAAAGTACCGCCATCGTTTGGAGCGCGCTCAAGAAGCGACCTATCGCATCGGTGCATTGGGTGAGCTGTGGCGGCCGTTTGCGGAACGGGCGAAGCAGGCGGTGCGGGAGTTGCAAGGTCCTCGATTTTTGCAAGCGTTGGAGCGGGACAATCGCAGTGGCGCCTTTTGCCACCGTGATCCGGCACCGCATAATTTTATCTGGCAGGAAAAGTCGGCCGCTCTGATCGACTTCGATCTCGCGGGGCTCGACGTGCGCGTGCATGATCTCTACCAGTTGCTCAACCATGCGCTCTACTTGAACGGACATGAAACGGGACTGTTTCAAGAGATGGTCGAAGCGTATGATCGTACCTATCCTTTGTGCGAGGATAACAGACGCGTTCTTGAGGCCCTGATGTCCTATCCGTCACTGGTGATTCGAGAGTGGTATGATTATGGTAAAACTGGAAATCGCAAAGCGCTACTGCCACGTTTGGAATGGGCGGCCCTACAGGAAGAGAAGCGGTATAAAGAGTTTAAGGGAAAATAA
- a CDS encoding Crp/Fnr family transcriptional regulator — protein MWKELRGVGLFRELSEEFLKMIASITHLKAVARGETIFFEGDPYTAMYVVRSGKVRLTKSTAEGKEMIVYIRQDGEPIGAAMLFLEHPYPATAQAIEDSEVWQIPHVELEHLVRQNPDLSIAIIRLLGERLLQTQAQMRDLALQDKWGALISTLQRLIEEYGRVTTKGTVLDLNLSHQELAKMIGSTREGVNRMMSQLKKAQILDVVRGEITVYDAKKLQLFLKD, from the coding sequence ATGTGGAAAGAGTTGCGCGGAGTCGGTCTGTTTCGCGAACTGTCGGAAGAGTTTTTGAAAATGATCGCGAGCATTACCCACCTCAAAGCGGTGGCGCGCGGTGAGACGATTTTTTTCGAAGGGGACCCGTATACCGCGATGTACGTCGTACGCTCGGGCAAAGTGCGGCTGACCAAGTCAACAGCGGAGGGCAAAGAAATGATCGTCTACATCCGTCAAGACGGTGAGCCGATCGGCGCGGCGATGCTGTTTTTGGAACACCCCTATCCAGCGACCGCACAGGCTATTGAAGATTCGGAGGTCTGGCAGATCCCACATGTCGAATTGGAGCATCTCGTTCGGCAGAATCCAGACTTGTCGATCGCAATCATCCGGCTGCTCGGGGAGCGACTGCTGCAGACGCAGGCGCAGATGCGCGATCTGGCGCTGCAGGATAAATGGGGGGCGCTGATCTCTACGTTGCAACGATTGATCGAAGAATACGGGCGAGTGACGACAAAGGGGACGGTGCTCGATCTCAACCTGTCGCATCAGGAGTTGGCCAAGATGATCGGCTCGACGCGAGAAGGGGTCAATCGTATGATGAGCCAGTTGAAAAAGGCGCAGATCTTAGACGTCGTGCGCGGCGAGATCACCGTGTATGATGCAAAGAAGTTGCAACTGTTTTTGAAAGACTGA
- a CDS encoding LysM peptidoglycan-binding domain-containing protein — protein MKVHTVQKGDSLWKISKLHGLTLDELIAANPQIANPDQLEVGMVVKLPDGGPGTPMPIEGEGPGSSTVPSAQEPKKEVEGPGTHVSPSHAPINVGTGGPAPAYPSVPKWDGLWKYVVKQGDSMFKIAKQVGVTLDQLKAANPQVPNADSIYVGQVLNIPSAGLKPKYGNNPGHSSPMSKEQLTAPIVQPPLMPKEQLTAPIVQPPLMPKEQLTAPIFQPPLMPKEQLTLPKEMAPVEQPIVHPPVVHPPQMVSPIEMNIQYAPHMNYAPHEENVQVQQMQMMPQPVQHHPMMLMYIPVSHKKKHKKHKKCCHKKTKHHVCKCGGHKHHFIHPQLHLYGNVHHDTMLYHQHMQMAHGGGMGMMPKTFYREDE, from the coding sequence TTGAAGGTACACACCGTCCAAAAGGGAGACTCCCTCTGGAAAATTTCAAAGCTGCATGGTCTCACGCTTGACGAGTTGATCGCTGCGAACCCGCAGATTGCCAACCCCGACCAACTGGAGGTCGGCATGGTGGTCAAACTCCCAGATGGGGGACCAGGAACCCCGATGCCAATCGAAGGTGAAGGGCCGGGCAGCAGCACGGTCCCGTCTGCTCAGGAGCCGAAGAAGGAAGTAGAAGGGCCGGGCACACACGTTTCGCCCAGTCATGCTCCGATTAACGTCGGAACCGGAGGCCCCGCACCTGCGTACCCGTCCGTCCCGAAATGGGATGGCTTGTGGAAGTATGTTGTCAAACAAGGCGACAGCATGTTTAAGATCGCCAAGCAAGTTGGGGTCACACTTGACCAACTAAAAGCGGCCAACCCGCAAGTTCCAAATGCGGATTCGATCTATGTCGGTCAAGTTTTGAATATCCCGTCTGCGGGACTCAAGCCCAAATATGGTAACAACCCGGGCCACTCATCTCCGATGAGCAAGGAGCAGCTGACCGCTCCAATCGTTCAACCGCCGCTGATGCCCAAGGAGCAACTGACCGCTCCGATCGTTCAACCGCCGCTGATGCCCAAGGAGCAATTGACCGCTCCGATCTTTCAACCGCCGCTGATGCCCAAAGAACAACTGACTTTACCAAAGGAGATGGCGCCTGTGGAACAACCGATCGTGCACCCCCCGGTGGTACATCCGCCGCAAATGGTTTCCCCGATTGAGATGAACATTCAGTACGCACCGCACATGAACTACGCACCGCATGAAGAAAACGTGCAAGTGCAACAAATGCAAATGATGCCGCAGCCTGTACAGCACCACCCGATGATGCTGATGTACATCCCGGTTTCCCATAAGAAAAAGCATAAAAAGCACAAAAAATGCTGCCATAAAAAAACGAAACATCACGTCTGCAAATGCGGTGGACACAAACATCATTTCATCCATCCTCAGCTTCATCTGTATGGGAACGTTCACCACGACACGATGCTGTACCACCAGCACATGCAGATGGCGCACGGCGGCGGGATGGGCATGATGCCGAAGACGTTCTATCGCGAGGACGAATAA